From the genome of Pseudomonas sihuiensis:
CTTCGAGGAGCTGGACGAGCGGATTCGCGATGTGCGCAGTGGGCCGGATGGTGCGCTCTATCTGCTCACCGATAACCCAGAGGGGCGTCTGCTGCGTGTGGTGCCCAGCGAGTAATGCCGCATCCGTTACACTGGCGGTCCTGATGAATGTGGGATCGTAGCGTTGAGGTATCTACAGGGTTATCCGGTCGCCTTGCAGCAGCAGGTTCGTCAGCTGATCGCCGATGATCGGCTTGGTGACTACCTGGCGCAGCGCTATCCGGGCCGGCATGAAGTGCAGAGCGACAAGGCGCTGTATGGCTACGTGATGGCGCTCAAGCAGGAACACCTGAAGAATGCGCCGGCCATCGACAAGGTGCTCTACGACAATCGACTCGACCTCACCCACCGCGCGCTGGGCCTGCATACGGCGGTCTCGCGGGTGCAGGGCGGCAAGCTCAAGGCGAAGAAGGAAATTCGCGTTGCCTCGCTGTTTCGCGACGCCGCGCCGGCCTTCTTGCAGATGATCGTGGTGCACGAACTGGCGCACCTGAAAGAGAGCGAGCACAACAAGGCCTTCTACAAGCTGTGCGACCACATGTTGCCGGGCTATGCGCAGATCGAATTCGACCTGCGCATGTATCTGACCTGGCGCGAGATGAGTTCGTAGGGTGCGCCGCGCGCACCGATGCCTCGGCGATAGGGAAAAACGGTGCGCACGGCGCACCCTACGCGTCCGACCCGGTATTTGATGCCAGGCGCGGTATCAGCCGTGCAGGCGCAGGTTGAGCTGATCGACTACTTCTGCCCAGTCGGCGTCTTCAAGAATTTCTTCGCGCAGCAGCGCGGCCTGCGCCGGCGTCCAGAACGGAGCCTCGGACAGTTTGCAGGCATCTGGCAGTGGTGAATGGGTGCTGATGAAGGCGTTGATGCTGGCGGCATCGTCAGGCAGGCCGAGCTGCTTGAACAGGGCTGGCAGGCTGTGGACTGGATTTTCCATGGTATTGGCTCTCGCTAGGCATGGTGTTCATCGCTAATTACCAACCCTAGCTCAGATAGTTCCGCTTACGTGGCTGCCAGCACCTCGAAAATTTGCTGGCGACTCCCTACTGGCAGGCTTATCTCGTCGCCGGGCTTCTTGCCGAGCAGCAATTTCCCGAGCGGTGCGGTATTGCCGAGCACCTGGATGGTCTGGTCGGCCAGTTGCAGTTTCATGCTGGCGCCTGGAGGACCAAGGAACAGCCATTGTTCGTGGCCATCCTCGGCCGCAAGCTGAATCAGCGCGCCGAGCTCGATACCCTGCTCGATATCGAAGGGGCGCGGGCGCAATTGGCGCCAGGTGATCAGGGTCTGGCGCAGTTCTTCGACGCGGCGTGCCTGACCGCTGGCCAGGTAGGCGGCCTCCAGGCCCAGGGTGTCGTACTTGTTCTCGGCGACGTTCTCTTCGTGGGTGGCCGCTTCGTGGGCACTGAGGGCGGCGAGGCTGGCCTGTTCGAGGTCGCTCTGCAGATGGCTGAGTACGTCTTGCAGCAGCAGATTCTTGTCCATGGTGTGCTATCGGGTTCGAGTTGATGAAGAGATGACGGCCTGACGCCGATCAGGCAGGGCTTGCAAGGTGGCCTTGTGTAGGAGCCCCGCCCCGGGGCGAAGCTCGCAAGTGCGTGTTGCCCTGATTCGCGGCGGGGCGCCGCTCCTACGCATTCGCTGCGTTGATAGTTAACTGGCTGGCACTAGGCTGCGGCCCCTGTTCAAAGGTATTGGGTGGCCAGTTGCACGCGGTTGCGACCTTCGGCCTTGGCCCGGTACATGGCGGCATCAGCCAGGCGAATCAGCATGGTGGCATTGTCGGCGCCGCGGCTAAGGGCGATGCCGATGCTGGCGCCGACGCGAACGGCACGATCTTCCAGGTACATCGGCGTGTCCAGACCTTCCAGCAGACGTTTGGCCAGATCGTGCGCATCTTCGGCTGATTGCACGCTCTCGCAGATCACCACGAACTCGTCACCGCCGAGGCGCGCAGGCAGATCGGTATCGCGCACGTATTGCCGCAGGCGCTGCGCCACTTCGGCCAGTACCAGGTCGCCGTAGCCATGGCCGTGCTGGTCGTTGATCGGCTTGAAACCGTCCAGGTCGATCAGCATCACGGCAAGCAGTTCGTTGCGGCGTTGGCTGCGCGCCAGTGCCTGCTCCAGGTGTTGCTGCAGGGCGGTGCGGTTGGCCAGGCCAGTCAGTGGGTCCTGCAGGGCCAGCTCACTGAGGCGCTGATTGGCCTGTTCCAGGGCCTGGGTGCGTTCGGTGACGCGCTTGGCGAGGATCTGCTCGTTGAGCTGCAGCGCGGCTTCGCGTTGGCGCTTGAGTTCGTTGAAGCGTGCTGCTAGGGCGAAGGACAGCAGGATCATCTCCAGCCCCGAGCCGATCTGCATGGCGTACAGGGTAAGGAAGTTCGACGGAATCAGGGCGAAGTTGCGTAGCGCCAGCAGCACCGCGCCGGTCAGCAGCATCAGCCAGGCCAGGGCGAACAGGCGAGCACCGGGCACTCGGTAGCCAATGCAGACGAAGCTGGTGACCAGCAGCGTCAGGGTGGCGATCAGGCCGGTCAGCGACATCAGCTGCAGCGCGCGCTGCAATGGCAGCAGCACACTGGCCAAGACGGCCGCACCGATGGCGATGGACAGCATCAGCAGGCCCTTGTCCCAGCGTGGCAGCCACTGGCGGGTGTCGAGAAAGCTGCGCGCAAACACCACCGACAGCAGCGCCGCCGTCGTCAGGCTGACCGGCAGCATGCGGTTGCTCCAGGGCGCGGCTTCGGACCACAGATACTGCGCGCCAAGACCATTGAGCGACAGCACGCTGAGGGCGAAGGCGAACATGAACAGCACGTAATTGAGGAAAGGCCGCTCGCGCAGGGCGAGAAACAGCAGCAGGTTGTACAGCCCCAGGGCGATCAGCACGCCGAAGTAGATGGCATGCGCCAGGTAGCCGTTCTGGCTGTGCTGCTCGAAATCGCGCGAAGACATCAGCGCGCCGCTGAGGGTCATGCTGCCGCGCGAGTCGACGCGCAGGTACAGCGTGCGCTGCTCGCCGGGCTGCAGAACGATCTCGAATACCGGGTTGCGATGGCCGACGCTGCGCTGCGCGTAGGGCACGGTGTCGCCGCTGCGCGACTCGCGCACGCCATCGGCGCCGATGTCGTACAGACGCACCTCGTCCAGCGAGGCGTAATTCAGTTCCAGGCGCCAGACGCGTGTTTGCTGGGCATCGGATTGCAGCGCCAGGCGCAGCCAGATCACCCCCGGCACATAGCCGAAGCTGAGGTCACGGCGGTTCAACGAGGGCTGGAAAGGGGCATCGGCAGCGCGAACGTCGTCCAGGCTCAGGGCGCTCTGGGGATCGGCGAGAAAGTCGACCAGGCCGTAGAGATCCTGTGCTGCGCTGCTGTCACCCAGGCGTGTGCTGGCGAGGGTGACCTGGCTGGCCAAAAGCAGACTACACACCAGCAGCAGACCCGGCAACGAGGCCAGGTAGGCGAGGGTGGTGTGTCGGTTGGCTGGCATGGGCAAGGCCTGGGGGCTAGGCGTCGTCAGATAGTGGCAGAAAGCCCCATGAGCCTGCTAGTGGCGATCCTTCTGCAGATGCGCGGCCAAGGTGCGCAGTGGCGCCAGCTGGCGGCAGATCAGCGCCAGTTGCGTCTGCACCAGACGTTGGCGTTCGTCGACGTCGTCGGCAATCTGCTCCAGGCTTTGCGCCAGTGCCTGTTCTTCATCGCTGTGGATGGCCAGCGGCTGCTCGTCGCGCAGGCCGGTGGCGATTTCATCGAGGCTGCTCGCCAGCGCTTCGGCCTGTTCCAGCAATTGTGCCTGGGCCGCCTGCGGCAACTGCTCGCCTCGATGGGCGCCGAGCCCTGAGAGATAGCTGAGCAGGGTGTGCGACAGCACCAGAAAGCGAAAGCCGAGGTCGGCGTCCTTACGGAAGTGGCCAGGCTCCATCAGCATGTTGCCGAGGGTGGTGGACAGTGCCGCGTCGGCGTTGTGCGCGTTGCGTCGGGCCAGGCGGTAGCCGAGGTCATCACGCTTGCCGTGTGCGTACTGGGCGATGATCTGCCGCAGGTAGGCGCTATTGCAGCTCAGCGTGTTCGCCAACATGCGCCCCAGGCGCCGACCCTGCCAGTCCGGCAGGATCAGGAACACCGCCAGCCCGGCCAGCATGCCGCCGAGCAGGGTGTCGACCAGGCGCGGCAGGAACAGGCCGTAGCCATCGCCGATCTGGTTGAAGCAGAACAGCACCAGCAGGGTGATCGCCGCCGTGGCCAGGGTGTAGCGCGTGCTACGTGTGGCGAAGAAGGCTACACCAGCGACCACGGCGAACAGGGCCTGGATGCGTGGGTCGGGGAACAGGTCGATCAATGCCCAGCCCAACCCCAAGCCGATCAGGGTACCGACGATGCGCTGCACCAGCTTGAGACGCGTGGCGCCGTAGTTCGGCTGACAGACGAACAGGGTGGTCAGCAGAATCCAGTAGCCCTGGGTCGGATGAATCAGGTGCAGCAGGCCGTAACCGGCGGCCAGAGCAATCGACAGGCGCAGCGCGTGGCGAAACAGCAGCGAGGTGGGAGTCAGTTGCTGGCCGATGCGCTCGATGACCTCGCGCAACGAATGCGGTTCGCGATCCAGCAGGCTGCTGTCCTGCTCATCGGCCAGGGCGTCAGGGTTGCTGGCGCTGCCGAGCAGCAGGTCTAGGCTGGCGAGGTTGCCGGCCAGGGCGCCGAGCGAGCGCAGCAGGCGGCGCCAGGCTGGGTTGCTCTGCAGGTGCAGGTGGTCGAGCGAGGCATGCAGGTCTTCCAGGGCCTGGCTGCACAGCTCGCGGTATTCGAACGGCTGGCGCAACTCGATGGCGCTGCCCAGGCGCTGGCAGGCTTCGCCGTGCAGGCGCAGCAGGCGCTGGCAGCGAAACAGCACATCGCTGTGGAAGAAGGCTTCGGCCAGTTCGTTGTAAGGGTAGTGCGACGAGCTGGCGCGTTCGTGAATGTCCTGGGCGAGGAAGTACAGCTTCAGGTAGCGATTGACCTTCGGTGCCGGCCGACCACCCCCGACCCGATGCAGGATGATCTCCTTGGCCGCGTTGAGCGCGGAGACGACGCGGCCATTCTGCTTGGCCAACTCCAGGCGGCGTTGCTCCACATCCAGCTGGCGCACGGGTTCGAACAGCGCTGCCTTGAGCTTGAGGTACTTGCCCAGTTCGCGAAACAGCCGGGCCAGGGCGAGCTGTACCGGCTGATGGGCGAAAAGGGCGTGCCAGATCACCGATAGCAGGCCGTACCAGGCGGCACCAGCAACCAGCAGCAGCGGCTCCAGCCACAGGCCGGCGACGCCCCCGCGCTGCTCGACGCCGATCATGCTGTACACGGCGAGAATCAGCGTACCCGAGCCAAGGGTCGCAAAGCGCTCGCCGAGCGCGCCGAGCATGGTCAGACAAAAGGCGGAAAAGGCCAGGGCGATGACGAACAACCAGGGATAGGGGAAGAGGAATTCCACTGCATAGGCCGCCGCGCTGAAGCAGGTCAGGGTGACCAGCACCGCGCCGAGGCGGCCTTGCCAGCTGTCGTCGGTCTCGGTCAGGGCGCTGGCGATGATGCCGAGAAACAGGGGGATCAGCCCATGCATCCAGCCCTGCCACCAGCACAGCGCCAGGGCTCCGGCCAGGGCTATGAATACCCGCAGGCTGGCGCTGAACTTGTCCAGTGCCCAGAGGCGGCGCAGTGATTGGCGAAGGCGAGGTCGGGGCATAGGGAGTCTGGTCGAAAAAGATCTGAGCAGCCTACCGGAACTGGCCAGTCACTGGGTATCTGTCTGCCGGCAATCTGTTTGGCCTGGCGCCTTTTGCGATTTCGTCGTCCGTCTCGCGGAAAAGTCCGCTCCTGCAGCGAGCAACTGCTGGCGCACCCGTACATCCCCTGTAGCACATCCGCCAGCCCTGTCGCGGGACCCGCTGGAGCATGGACTATGCTCAATAAAGGCCCTCCGCCACCTGTCCGGTATCACTGGGGGCCTGGGAGTCGAACGTGTTGCCTGGCTGGTTGCGTCTGTGTCTGTGTGCTCTGATCCTCTGCGGTTCGGTGGGGGCGAGTGCGGCGCCGGGCGCGGTGGTGCGCTTGCAGGTGGATGGGGTAATCGGACCGGCCAGTGCCGACTACCTGGTGCGCGGTATGGCCAAGGCGGTGGACGAGGGCGCGCAACTGGTGCTGATCGAGATCGACACGCCAGGAGGCCTGGACACCTCCATGCGCGCGATCATCAAGGCGATCCTCGCCAGCCCGATTCCGGTGGCCAGTTACGTCGCCCCAGGTGGCGCGCGGGCGGCCAGCGCCGGCACCTACATCCTCTACGCCAGCCATGTCGCTGCCATGGCGCCGGGGACCAACCTCGGCGCCGCCACACCGGTGGCCATCGGCATGCCCGGTACGCCGAGTAAGCCGCCGGGCGAGGGCAAGGGCGAGGCGGGCAAGGACGGCGCGGCCGAGCAGAGCCCCACCGACGCCATGACCGCCAAGCAGGTCAACGACGCCGCCGCCTATATCCGTGGCCTGGCGACGATGCGCGGGCGCAATGCCGAGTGGGCTGAACAGGCAGTGCGCGAGGCAGTCAGCCTGTCCGCCGAAGAGGCGCTGGAGCAGAAGGTGATCGACTATCTGGCGACGGACCTGGCCGACCTGCTGCGTCAGCTCGACGGCAAGACCCTGCAGGCCGCAGGCGTCGACCAGACCCTGGCCATCGCCGGCGCGCCCTTGATCAGCCATGCGCCGGACTGGCGCACTCGCCTGCTGGCGGTGATCACCAACCCCAGCGTGGCGCTGATTTTGATGATGATCGGCGTCTACGGCTTGTTCTTCGAGTTCTCCAACCCCGGCAGCGGCGTCGGCGGCGTGCTCGGTGGCATCAGCCTGATCCTCGCCCTCTACGCCCTGCAGCTGCTGCCGGTGAACTACGCCGGGGTGGCGCTGATCCTGCTCGGCATCGCCTTTATCGCCGCCGAGGCCTTCCTGCCCAGCTTCGGCGTGCTCGGCATCGGCGGCGTGGTGGCCTTCGTCTTCGGCGCGCTGATCCTGATCGATACCGACGTGCCGGGCTTCGGCATCCCACTGGCGCTGATCGTCACCCTGGCGCTGACCAGCACCGGGCTGATCCTGGCCATCCTCGGCATGGCGGTTAAGGCCAGGCGGCGCCAGCAGGTGGCCGGCGACAGCGGCCTGGTCGGCAGCCTGGTGGCGGTCGCCGCGGTGCAGGCCGAGGATCCTTGCAGCGGCTGGGTGGCGCTGCAGGGCGAACGCTGGCAGGTGCAGGGCCGCGAGCCGCTGCGGCCCGGGCAGCGGGTGCGGGTGACGGCGCGCCAGGGCGTGCAACTGCAGGTCAGCGCGGTGGATGAACCGCCGCCCCAAGGAGGTCACTGATGGGTTTCGAACTGAGTTTTCTCTCGCTGACGATCATCGTCCTGG
Proteins encoded in this window:
- a CDS encoding NfeD family protein — its product is MPGWLRLCLCALILCGSVGASAAPGAVVRLQVDGVIGPASADYLVRGMAKAVDEGAQLVLIEIDTPGGLDTSMRAIIKAILASPIPVASYVAPGGARAASAGTYILYASHVAAMAPGTNLGAATPVAIGMPGTPSKPPGEGKGEAGKDGAAEQSPTDAMTAKQVNDAAAYIRGLATMRGRNAEWAEQAVREAVSLSAEEALEQKVIDYLATDLADLLRQLDGKTLQAAGVDQTLAIAGAPLISHAPDWRTRLLAVITNPSVALILMMIGVYGLFFEFSNPGSGVGGVLGGISLILALYALQLLPVNYAGVALILLGIAFIAAEAFLPSFGVLGIGGVVAFVFGALILIDTDVPGFGIPLALIVTLALTSTGLILAILGMAVKARRRQQVAGDSGLVGSLVAVAAVQAEDPCSGWVALQGERWQVQGREPLRPGQRVRVTARQGVQLQVSAVDEPPPQGGH
- a CDS encoding GreA/GreB family elongation factor, translated to MDKNLLLQDVLSHLQSDLEQASLAALSAHEAATHEENVAENKYDTLGLEAAYLASGQARRVEELRQTLITWRQLRPRPFDIEQGIELGALIQLAAEDGHEQWLFLGPPGASMKLQLADQTIQVLGNTAPLGKLLLGKKPGDEISLPVGSRQQIFEVLAAT
- a CDS encoding YgjP-like metallopeptidase domain-containing protein produces the protein MVALRYLQGYPVALQQQVRQLIADDRLGDYLAQRYPGRHEVQSDKALYGYVMALKQEHLKNAPAIDKVLYDNRLDLTHRALGLHTAVSRVQGGKLKAKKEIRVASLFRDAAPAFLQMIVVHELAHLKESEHNKAFYKLCDHMLPGYAQIEFDLRMYLTWREMSS
- the yccS gene encoding YccS family putative transporter yields the protein MPRPRLRQSLRRLWALDKFSASLRVFIALAGALALCWWQGWMHGLIPLFLGIIASALTETDDSWQGRLGAVLVTLTCFSAAAYAVEFLFPYPWLFVIALAFSAFCLTMLGALGERFATLGSGTLILAVYSMIGVEQRGGVAGLWLEPLLLVAGAAWYGLLSVIWHALFAHQPVQLALARLFRELGKYLKLKAALFEPVRQLDVEQRRLELAKQNGRVVSALNAAKEIILHRVGGGRPAPKVNRYLKLYFLAQDIHERASSSHYPYNELAEAFFHSDVLFRCQRLLRLHGEACQRLGSAIELRQPFEYRELCSQALEDLHASLDHLHLQSNPAWRRLLRSLGALAGNLASLDLLLGSASNPDALADEQDSSLLDREPHSLREVIERIGQQLTPTSLLFRHALRLSIALAAGYGLLHLIHPTQGYWILLTTLFVCQPNYGATRLKLVQRIVGTLIGLGLGWALIDLFPDPRIQALFAVVAGVAFFATRSTRYTLATAAITLLVLFCFNQIGDGYGLFLPRLVDTLLGGMLAGLAVFLILPDWQGRRLGRMLANTLSCNSAYLRQIIAQYAHGKRDDLGYRLARRNAHNADAALSTTLGNMLMEPGHFRKDADLGFRFLVLSHTLLSYLSGLGAHRGEQLPQAAQAQLLEQAEALASSLDEIATGLRDEQPLAIHSDEEQALAQSLEQIADDVDERQRLVQTQLALICRQLAPLRTLAAHLQKDRH
- a CDS encoding diguanylate cyclase, with product MPANRHTTLAYLASLPGLLLVCSLLLASQVTLASTRLGDSSAAQDLYGLVDFLADPQSALSLDDVRAADAPFQPSLNRRDLSFGYVPGVIWLRLALQSDAQQTRVWRLELNYASLDEVRLYDIGADGVRESRSGDTVPYAQRSVGHRNPVFEIVLQPGEQRTLYLRVDSRGSMTLSGALMSSRDFEQHSQNGYLAHAIYFGVLIALGLYNLLLFLALRERPFLNYVLFMFAFALSVLSLNGLGAQYLWSEAAPWSNRMLPVSLTTAALLSVVFARSFLDTRQWLPRWDKGLLMLSIAIGAAVLASVLLPLQRALQLMSLTGLIATLTLLVTSFVCIGYRVPGARLFALAWLMLLTGAVLLALRNFALIPSNFLTLYAMQIGSGLEMILLSFALAARFNELKRQREAALQLNEQILAKRVTERTQALEQANQRLSELALQDPLTGLANRTALQQHLEQALARSQRRNELLAVMLIDLDGFKPINDQHGHGYGDLVLAEVAQRLRQYVRDTDLPARLGGDEFVVICESVQSAEDAHDLAKRLLEGLDTPMYLEDRAVRVGASIGIALSRGADNATMLIRLADAAMYRAKAEGRNRVQLATQYL
- a CDS encoding DUF2789 domain-containing protein, encoding MENPVHSLPALFKQLGLPDDAASINAFISTHSPLPDACKLSEAPFWTPAQAALLREEILEDADWAEVVDQLNLRLHG